The Thermodesulfitimonas autotrophica genome includes the window GGCCAGAATACCGCTTGCCGCTTTAAAGTCCACCTACGGGCGCACCAAGGCGGGCAGGCACGTGCAGAACCTGCTTTTTTACCTGTCCGGGATCACGCCTGCAAAGAGAGGCCATCCGCTCCACCCGAAGATAGACACTTTGATAGATAAGATGCGGCTGCAGGACAAGAGGCGCGATAAAAACGTCAAGCGGCTGAAGGCGGCGTTGGACGATCTCCGGCAAGCGGGCTTTATCGAGTGGTGGAAGTTCGACGGCGACTACTGCGTGATCCAGATGCGAAACAGGAAAAAACAAGGACTTGAGGGCGATGGTAAAAATTAGGTAGTAGTAATCAATAGGACGGAGGTTAGTAATCAATAGGACGGAGGTTAGTAGTCAATAGGACGGGGGTTAGTAATCAATAGGACATTTCGACGCCGGAACCGCTTGCGGCTGTAAGCTTCCCGGTTCCGGTGAAATACTTTAAAGACCTTAAAGACTTTAAAGTGCGTGCCGGTCTCTTTTAAGAGAGACCGGCACGCCTTCTTTTAAAGTCTTTTTAAGGTCGTTCTTTGGTGTCTTTTTTTCCGGGATGGTCTCTGGGGTCTTTTGTCCCACACGAAGGGGCCGCCGCGCGGCGGCCCCTTTCTTTTTCGGGAGGTGTTTCGCTATTCGGGAGGTGTTTCGCTATGCCAAAAAACTACCGGCGCGGCTACCGGGCGGAGCTGGAGGCGAAGAAGCGGCTGGAGGCGGAAGGCTTCGCGGTGATCCGGGCTGCAGGGTCGAAGAGCCCTTTCGACCTGGTGGCGCTCGATGGAGAGGTCGTCCGCTTCGTGCAGGTCAAGCGCGTGAAGAGCGGCAACGGCGGCCTGGCGAAGGTCTTGCGAGAGCTTGAGGTGGTATCGGTGCCGCCGTGCGCCCGCAAGGAAATCTGGCTGTGGCGGGACAGGGAAGGCTTCGTGGAGAGGAGGGTTGCGCGGTGAGCAAGACCGGGAAGGCGCGGTTTACCAAGGCCGCGAAGCGGCTGGAGCGGCTGGTGGGCGCGAAGGACCGCCTGACAGAAGAGGAGCGGGACAGGGCGGCCGGCGCGCTGTGGGAGCTGTTGATGGCGGCGGTGCAGACATGCCTCGAAAGGACAGGTGGGAAGGTTTTCAGCGAAAGATGGGGGCAGGGCGTGGTGGCGGACGGGCGCGCCTACGTCTTCATCTTTGCCTCCGCGCTGGGCGCTTACGATCGGGCGGGCTTCCCGTTGCCGCCGGGGAGCGCGGAGGGTGGGCAGCTGGCCGTTTTTGGCCTCTTTGTAGAGGATGAAGCGGTTGTCAACGCCCCCCGGTTGGCCCGGGCGATGAACGTATTCGCCGATGTTTTCGTGGTGGGTGTGAGCAGGGAAGGAAAGCTGGTTAAAGTCGATGCGGTGGGTTACGTCAGACATCTGGTCAAGGAAATGACGGACGCGAAGGGCGCGGTGCGCTTCGCGAAAAAACGGGGAGTGACGGACCTGCAACATTTGCGGTCGCTGCAGCAGCTCTGGCGCGACTACTGCGAGGGGCGGGTGGTTTTGTGAAAGGCTTCGTGACTTCTCCGAAGGCCGCCCGCGCCTTGGATTTCCTCCGCCGCGCCGGTCCCGCTCCCTTCGCCGCTCTCCTGGTGGCGCTGAAGCTGAAGCCCAAGGAGCTGGCGAAGGCTCTGCGGCACCTGAGAGGGGCCGGCTACGCTTTCCCGGCCCGCTACCAGGGCAAAGAGTTCTGGTGCCTCGACGGGGCGCGGCCGTCGGGGGAGCAGGAGGCTTTGGCGTGGTTCGCGGCGCGGCTCGAAGAGGCTGGCGGCAGGTGCGAGGGCGCGAAGGCGCTTTTCCCGAAAGGTCAGGTCCTGCCGGTGCGCGCGAGTGAGGGGCAGGTGCGGGTCGGAGAATACTGTTGTGCCCTGGCGGACCTGAAAGAAAAACCTTTGCGGGAGTGTTTGAAGAGATCGTAGACAGGTTGTTGCGTGCCGCACCTTTTGTGGTATAATATACTTAGTCAGTGTTTTTCAGGGCTTCAGCCCTTTCCTCCCGCCTTTAAGGCGGCAAGACGTCTGCGAGGACGTGTTCCCCCCGGTTCTGCACCGGGCAAGTTTTTGTTTCCCCTCACCTTTCCAGAGGGCAAGGCGTTCCTTTCCGGAACGCGAGAGTGACGTTTCTGTGAGCGAAACGGGCCGGTAGAGGCTCGTCTTTGCTTTTGAAGAGCGCGGCAGGGTACCGCGCGCGTGAGTCTCCCGTTGAGGCCTTCGGGAGTCAGGCACCACGCGCCGCGGTGCCCTTTCGCGTTTTTATAGAGCCTTTTCGGGGCAAAGGCCGCCCCGACAAATCACTCCAATCAAGAAAGGGGTGATTCAAGGGGTGGCCGGGCCTGACGGTTGCCCCGGGTTTATGTCAAAAATGGGAGTTTTTGCGTCTGTTCTGGTGAGTGCGCTTGCGAAGGTCTGCGCTGCTGTCGCCCAGGGTGTTTTCACCGCGTGCCTTGCGCTTCTCGCCTGGCTCGCGGGGATGGTGGTCGCGGCCAACCGCGCCTACAATCGGTGCCCTGCGTTTCGCGTGGCGAGGGCGTGCGCCCGGGCGACGCTGCGGGTTGCGCCGGAAACCCTGCGGGATATTTTCCGTGCGGCGTTTGCGGCCCCCTTCGGTCCCCTGGCCGCGCTGGTCCTGCTGGTCGTCCTCGCCCTGGGCGTGGTGTTCACGGCGAAATACTGGCTCCCGGCGGCGCTGGCCGTGCTGGTTGTCGCCTACGGGGCCGGTCCTGCGACGGCGGTGCGCGAGTGGGCGCTTGAGCGGCTGAAAGGGGGTGCTGCGGCGTGAGCGTCGCTACCTTCTTCGGTATACCCCTGCTGCCTCAAGCGCTTGAAGGCGCCCGACGCGAAGCTTTGAAGCTCACCGCACCCGGGGAGCTGGGTGTCGGCCTCAAGGTGAGGGTCGATCCCGCCCGCGAGGCGGTGGGGATCGGCAAAGCCTATCCCTTCCCGAGCGTGATAACCGCCGAGGTCGAGGCCCTTTACGAGCGCTTTGTGCTCTTCCGGTCCGTGAGAGGCGGCTACCGGTTCACGGTGCCGTGGCACGACCTTCGCGCGGGCATCGTGAGGCTTTTCAAAGAGTAGCTTCGCGGCGCGGCGGGCCCCTGCCCCGCCCTAGAGGGGTGTTTCCCTTCAGGGCGCGGCGGCAGGGGAGCCGCGCCCGGGAGAACACAAATTACCAGGGCCTTTCCCCGGCGGGCCCGCAACCCTGGTTCAGGAGGTGAATCGGGAAGCGGGCTGCCGGGGCCCGTCTTCCCCGCGAGAGGTGTCTTATCTCGACCTTGAGGCGAGGTTCCCCTACACCTGCCCGAAGTGCGGCGGCAACCTGCTGCTGATCTCCGCCGCGGGCGATATCTGGAACGTCGACCCGGCCACCGGCGAACTCACGTGGCGGCAGCAGGTGGGCCAGATCAGGATCTTCGAGTGCAAATGTTGCGGCGAGCTGTATAAGAACATCGACGATTTCCGCCTCCCGTTTCGCCTAAAGGAGCGGGAGTGGGAAGTAGTGGCATATTGAGAGAGAGGCCCGGTTTCGGGTAGCGAAAACACCCGAACCGGGCTTTTTGTTTTTTCCAAGTTAAAAACTTAAGGGAGGTCGATTTTCGATGCGTGAGGTTCTTTGTGAAATTGCCACCCGACTTTCCAGCGCCCCCGACCGGGCTGCCGAGCTCACTCTGAAGCGTGCCGAGATTTCGGACCGGCTGCACCAGGCCCTCGACAGCCTGAAGGCCCGCGAGGCCGAGGTCGCCGGTGCCGTCGCCGCCGAGCGCAACGGCGACGGGAAGCCGAAGTTCCCGAACGAGGCTTCCCGCAACGCCGAAACGAACCGGCGCCTTCAGGCCGACGCCTCCTACCAGCAGGCGAAGGCTGAGGCCGACCGGCTGCGCGCCGAGCTCCGGCAGTTGGATGCCGAGATTGAGCGCGTAGGTCGGCGGCACCGGAGCGACGCCAACCTTGCGTATCTTGCGGCAAACCTTCTCGCCGCCGGGATGCGCGGGGAGTTTGAGGCCGTGCTGAAGGCTTACGGCGGGGTCCAGGCGGAGGCCGAAGCTAAAGCCGAAGCCCAGGATAGGCCGGAAGCTGAAGTCAAGAAGCCGGAAGCTGAGCGGGACGTAGAGACCGGCACCTTCACGGTGACCGAAGCTCGCCTCACCTCAAAAGGCGTGCTCCGGGCCTACTGCGAAGGGCCTGACGGCAAGGTTGCGGTCTACGCCAAAAACGGCGTAGCCAAGGTCTTGTCGGGCGCGGTCGGCGGCAAGGTGAGCGTGAAGTTCAAGAGGCTCGACAAGGGCCTCTTCGCCCTGGAGGCGCGCCCGGTCGCTTGACCGGGCCGCCTTCAAAGGCGGAAAAAGGAGTGGTAAAAATGTTTATGAGCGGTTATAATGGCCTTGGGGTGATTGATATGGCCGTGCCACGCGAATACATAAAAGCCTTGATTGACCGGCTGACCGACAATCAGGTGGAGGCCCTCCGGGTGATCCTGGAATCTATGGCCTGGCCGACGGAAAAGATCACGCCGGAAGAAGCTGCGGAACTTGAAGAGGCAAGGGCCGAAATACGGGCCGGCAAGGGCATCAAAGCCGAGGATGTTTGGCGTGAGTTGGGAATTTGAGATTATTTTCTCACCCCGGGCCAAGAGACATTTGAAGGCACTGGATAAAAGCGTTCAAACCCGCATCAAAGAGGCCATCAGCAACAATTTGACTTGCTTTCCGCCGAAAGGCGACGTGATCAAGTTGGAAGGCGGAGCGGGGACCGAACTGCGGTTGAGGGTTGGCGACTGGAGAGTGGTGTTCGAGTACCATTTCAAAGAAAGACAGGTCCATATCCTGTCTATTAAACATCGCAGCGAAGCGTACCGGAAGAGAAGGTAACTTCCTCCCCAGAGGTGACGGACGTCATAATGGCCTTGCCCGGAAGGGCGGGCCGCTTCTTGTTTTTAAAACGCAATGGGGCGTGCCGGGCCGCCTCGGTGATGAAAAGTATGATTGACTTTCATCCTCCTGGTATGATACCGTTAAATCGGGAGGTGGCTTCGGTGAGCGCGAAGATCACAGTGAGCCTGCCCGAGCCGCTGCTGGCCGTCCTCGACCGGGTGGCGCGGCGGCTGTCCACGACCAGGAGCGGCGCGGTGGCCGAGCTCCTGCGGCGGGCCGAGCGGGAAGAATTGGAGCGGGAGCTGGAGGAAGGGTACGCCGCCTGGGCGGAATCCAACAAGGCGGACGCCGAGTTCTTCCTTCCGGCGCAAGCCGAGGTGGTGCTGCGGGATGGAAGTTA containing:
- a CDS encoding type II toxin-antitoxin system RelE family toxin produces the protein MSWEFEIIFSPRAKRHLKALDKSVQTRIKEAISNNLTCFPPKGDVIKLEGGAGTELRLRVGDWRVVFEYHFKERQVHILSIKHRSEAYRKRR
- a CDS encoding ribbon-helix-helix domain-containing protein; this encodes MSAKITVSLPEPLLAVLDRVARRLSTTRSGAVAELLRRAEREELERELEEGYAAWAESNKADAEFFLPAQAEVVLRDGS